From a region of the Gemmatimonadales bacterium genome:
- the acpS gene encoding holo-ACP synthase: protein MIVGIGVDLFSVPRVEDDLDKGEQGLRDTIFTPEEIAYCQSKRYPAQHFAARFAAKEAVFKALGASGLSGTHWRDVEVRVERNGRSYVLLHGKVREAADQLKVATVHVSLSHTRDWAVASVVMEAPDGRADASAK, encoded by the coding sequence GTGATCGTCGGCATCGGCGTTGATCTCTTCTCCGTTCCACGGGTCGAGGACGACCTGGACAAGGGCGAGCAGGGTCTTCGGGACACGATCTTCACGCCGGAGGAGATCGCCTACTGCCAGTCGAAGCGGTACCCGGCGCAGCACTTCGCCGCCCGTTTCGCCGCCAAGGAGGCGGTCTTCAAGGCGCTCGGCGCCTCGGGGCTCAGCGGGACGCACTGGCGCGACGTCGAGGTCAGGGTCGAGCGCAACGGCCGGAGCTACGTGCTGCTGCACGGGAAGGTGCGCGAGGCGGCCGATCAGCTGAAGGTCGCCACCGTCCACGTCTCCCTTTCACACACCCGCGACTGGGCCGTCGCCAGCGTGGTGATGGAGGCCCCCGATGGCCGCGCCGACGCTAGCGCCAAGTAG